Proteins from one Rhizobium bangladeshense genomic window:
- a CDS encoding transcriptional regulator NanR — MTQPIEQIIRRKLSDEVFDRLERMITSGELQPGDEMPSERVLMERFGVGRPAIREAMQSLANKGLVSISHGERAKVLRLTAKSIFRQVDLTAKIMLSQSADSLEHLKSARIFFERGMAREAAQRASANDISDLRNIIERQRASLGQAEEFINADMEFHTRIAQISGNPIYVAVSEAMLAWLKEYHTEMLIWTGKEKFTLAEHDEIVDRLEANDVDGSEMALLKHLERSRALYTK, encoded by the coding sequence ATGACCCAACCCATCGAACAAATCATCCGCCGGAAGCTTTCCGACGAAGTGTTTGATCGACTCGAGCGGATGATCACCTCGGGAGAGCTTCAGCCCGGCGATGAAATGCCGTCCGAGCGGGTATTGATGGAACGCTTCGGCGTCGGCCGGCCAGCCATCCGCGAAGCCATGCAGTCGCTCGCCAACAAGGGCCTCGTCAGCATCTCGCACGGCGAACGCGCGAAGGTCCTGCGGCTGACGGCAAAATCGATCTTCCGGCAGGTCGATCTCACCGCCAAGATCATGCTGTCGCAATCGGCGGATTCGCTGGAGCACCTGAAAAGCGCCCGCATCTTCTTCGAGCGCGGCATGGCGCGCGAGGCGGCCCAGCGCGCCTCGGCCAACGACATCAGCGACCTCAGGAATATCATCGAGCGCCAGCGCGCCTCGCTTGGGCAGGCTGAGGAATTCATCAATGCCGATATGGAATTCCACACCCGCATCGCCCAGATATCAGGCAATCCGATCTACGTCGCCGTCAGCGAGGCGATGCTCGCCTGGCTGAAGGAATATCACACCGAGATGCTGATCTGGACCGGCAAGGAAAAGTTCACGCTCGCCGAACATGACGAAATCGTCGACCGCCTCGAGGCCAACGACGTCGATGGATCGGAGATGGCGCTCCTGAAGCATCTCGAGAGGTCACGGGCGCTTTATACGAAGTAG
- the oiaX gene encoding 3-oxo-isoapionate-4-phosphate decarboxylase OiaX, translated as MMITLTYRIETPGSVEAMADKIASDQSTGTFVPVPGETEELKARVAARVLAIRPLEEAAHPTWPEAAPGTRLHRADVDIAFPLEAIGTDLSALMTIAIGGVYSIKGMTGVRVVDMKLPEAFKTAHPGPQFGIAGSRRLTGVQGRPIIGTIVKPALGLRPHETAELVGELIHSGVDFIKDDEKLMSPAYSPLKERVAAIMPRILDHEQKTGKKVMYAFGISHADPDEMMRNHDIVAAAGGNCAVVNINSIGFGGMSFLRKRSNLVLHAHRNGWDVLTRDPGAGMDFKVYQQFWRLLGVDQFQINGIKVKYWEPDDSFVASFKAVSAPLFDDADRPLPVAGSGQWGGQAPETYQRTGRTIDLLYLCGGGIVSHPGGPAAGVRAVQQAWQAAVADIPLEIYAKDHPELAASIEKFSDGKGA; from the coding sequence ATGATGATAACCCTGACCTACCGCATCGAAACGCCCGGCAGCGTCGAGGCGATGGCGGACAAGATCGCAAGCGACCAGTCGACCGGAACCTTCGTACCGGTTCCCGGCGAGACCGAAGAGCTGAAAGCGCGTGTCGCCGCCCGCGTGCTGGCCATCCGCCCGCTTGAAGAGGCGGCTCATCCGACCTGGCCCGAGGCCGCACCCGGCACGCGGCTCCACCGCGCCGACGTCGACATCGCGTTCCCGCTGGAGGCGATCGGCACGGACCTTTCGGCGCTGATGACCATCGCGATCGGCGGCGTCTATTCGATCAAGGGCATGACCGGCGTCCGCGTCGTCGACATGAAGCTGCCGGAGGCTTTCAAAACCGCCCATCCCGGTCCGCAATTCGGCATTGCCGGAAGCCGGCGGCTGACCGGCGTCCAAGGCCGCCCGATCATCGGCACCATCGTCAAGCCGGCGCTCGGGCTGCGACCGCACGAGACGGCGGAACTGGTGGGCGAGCTGATCCACTCCGGCGTCGACTTCATCAAGGACGACGAGAAGCTGATGAGCCCGGCCTATTCGCCGCTCAAGGAGCGCGTCGCGGCGATCATGCCGCGCATTCTCGATCACGAGCAGAAGACCGGCAAGAAGGTGATGTATGCCTTCGGCATCTCGCATGCCGATCCGGACGAGATGATGCGCAACCACGATATCGTCGCGGCCGCCGGCGGCAATTGCGCCGTCGTCAATATCAATTCCATCGGCTTCGGCGGCATGAGCTTCCTGCGCAAGCGCTCCAATCTGGTGCTGCATGCGCATCGCAACGGCTGGGACGTGCTGACGCGCGATCCGGGCGCCGGCATGGATTTCAAGGTCTACCAGCAATTCTGGCGGCTGCTCGGGGTCGACCAGTTCCAGATCAACGGCATTAAGGTCAAATATTGGGAGCCGGACGACAGCTTCGTCGCCTCGTTCAAAGCCGTCAGCGCGCCGCTCTTCGATGACGCCGATCGGCCGCTTCCGGTCGCCGGCTCCGGCCAATGGGGCGGGCAGGCGCCGGAGACTTATCAGCGCACCGGTCGTACCATCGATCTTCTCTATCTCTGCGGCGGCGGCATCGTCAGCCATCCCGGCGGCCCGGCGGCCGGCGTTCGCGCCGTGCAGCAGGCCTGGCAGGCGGCGGTTGCCGACATACCGCTGGAGATCTACGCCAAAGACCATCCGGAGCTTGCCGCCTCGATCGAGAAATTCAGCGACGGTAAGGGCGCGTGA
- a CDS encoding four-carbon acid sugar kinase family protein — protein sequence MTELLVSYYGDDFTGSTDVMEALASRGVETVLFLGLPTPELLARFRHCRAIGIAGTSRSETPTWMELHLVPAFDWLRSLGAAVCHYKVCSTFDSSPGVGNIGKAIEIGGKIFGQAIVPVIVGAPQLKRYTAFGNLFAAYQGRVFRIDRHPVMSRHPVTPMDEADLAVHLSKQTSLPVLLADLVSITAEDADLRIDALASSPGGILLIDVDSEATQTAAGRQLLRVAGRSGSFVAGSSGIEYALLDAWRRIGVIGESSTEFPDPGPVDRLAVVSGSVSPTTERQIRAAVENGFEAIALDPLALVSETGESAVEAAVQAGLGKLREGRSVILYTALGPSADRGADIDRLPGARHRLGSALGTILRRLIEAEGLSRAVVAGGDTSSHALRQLKIDALTTLLPLPQTPGSPLCLAHGDYPATNGLQISLKGGQVGTDGYFTQIRDGRRN from the coding sequence ATGACTGAGCTTCTCGTCAGCTACTACGGCGATGATTTTACCGGCTCGACCGACGTCATGGAGGCGCTGGCTTCGCGCGGCGTCGAGACGGTGCTGTTCCTCGGCCTTCCCACGCCGGAGCTGCTCGCACGGTTCAGGCACTGCCGGGCGATCGGCATTGCCGGAACGAGCCGCAGCGAAACGCCGACATGGATGGAACTGCATCTGGTGCCCGCCTTCGACTGGCTGCGCTCGCTCGGAGCGGCCGTCTGCCATTACAAGGTTTGCTCGACCTTCGATTCCAGTCCCGGCGTCGGCAATATCGGAAAGGCGATCGAAATCGGCGGCAAGATCTTCGGGCAAGCAATCGTGCCTGTGATCGTGGGCGCGCCGCAGCTGAAGCGATATACGGCTTTCGGCAATCTCTTCGCCGCCTATCAGGGCCGCGTCTTCCGCATCGATCGCCACCCGGTGATGAGCCGCCATCCCGTCACTCCGATGGACGAGGCGGATCTTGCAGTGCATTTGTCGAAACAGACCTCGCTCCCTGTTCTCCTCGCCGATCTGGTTTCGATCACGGCTGAAGATGCCGATCTGCGCATCGACGCGCTGGCGTCGAGCCCGGGAGGCATCCTGCTCATCGACGTCGATTCCGAGGCGACGCAGACCGCCGCTGGCCGGCAGCTGCTGCGCGTGGCCGGCCGCTCCGGCAGCTTCGTCGCCGGTTCGTCGGGAATAGAATATGCCCTGCTCGACGCCTGGCGGCGGATCGGCGTCATCGGCGAAAGCAGCACCGAATTTCCCGATCCAGGCCCTGTCGACCGTCTCGCCGTCGTCTCGGGCAGCGTCTCGCCGACGACCGAGCGGCAGATCCGCGCCGCCGTCGAGAACGGCTTCGAGGCCATTGCGCTGGATCCGCTGGCACTGGTTTCGGAGACCGGCGAAAGCGCAGTGGAGGCGGCCGTGCAGGCCGGCCTCGGCAAGCTCAGGGAAGGCAGGAGCGTCATTCTCTATACCGCGCTCGGTCCATCCGCCGACCGCGGCGCCGATATCGACAGGCTGCCGGGCGCGCGTCATCGCCTCGGCAGCGCGCTCGGCACGATCCTGCGCAGGCTGATCGAAGCGGAGGGGCTTTCGCGCGCGGTCGTCGCCGGCGGCGACACGTCAAGTCACGCGCTGCGGCAATTGAAGATCGACGCGCTGACGACGCTGCTGCCGCTTCCCCAGACGCCGGGCTCGCCGCTCTGCCTCGCGCATGGCGACTATCCCGCGACCAATGGCCTGCAGATCTCGCTCAAGGGCGGCCAGGTCGGCACCGACGGCTATTTCACACAGATCCGCGACGGGAGGAGAAACTGA
- a CDS encoding triose-phosphate isomerase, whose protein sequence is MVVWVGTSFKMNKTLEAALAFARRLADADPDRDPRVQRFVIPSFTTVREVKRVLDETSVKVGAQNMHWEDAGAWTGEISPVMLKDCRLDLVELGHSERREDFGETDETVGLKVSAAIRHGLTPLICIGETLPERHEGLADSVLRRQVEAALRGVGTEADKAPILLAYEPVWAIGVNGIPATADYASERHGRIAEVAKAVLGRPVPVLYGGSVNPGNCEELIAQPHIDGLFIGRSAWSVEGYLDILGRVSAAIDRSSPPQTASERKLP, encoded by the coding sequence ATGGTCGTCTGGGTCGGCACCAGTTTCAAGATGAACAAGACGCTGGAGGCAGCGCTCGCCTTCGCGCGCCGCCTCGCCGATGCGGACCCTGACCGCGATCCCCGCGTGCAGCGCTTCGTCATTCCCTCCTTCACAACGGTGCGCGAGGTCAAGCGCGTGCTTGATGAAACCTCTGTGAAAGTCGGCGCCCAGAACATGCATTGGGAGGATGCCGGCGCCTGGACCGGCGAAATTTCTCCCGTGATGCTGAAGGATTGCCGGCTCGATCTCGTCGAACTCGGCCATTCCGAACGGCGCGAAGATTTCGGCGAGACCGACGAAACCGTCGGCCTCAAGGTTTCGGCTGCGATCCGCCATGGGCTGACGCCGCTCATCTGCATCGGCGAGACCTTGCCGGAGCGCCACGAGGGTCTGGCCGATAGCGTGCTGCGGCGGCAGGTCGAGGCGGCCCTGCGCGGCGTCGGCACTGAGGCCGACAAGGCTCCGATCCTGCTCGCCTACGAACCCGTCTGGGCGATCGGCGTCAACGGCATTCCGGCGACGGCCGATTACGCTTCGGAGCGGCACGGCAGGATCGCCGAAGTGGCGAAGGCCGTTCTCGGCCGCCCGGTGCCCGTCCTCTACGGCGGCAGCGTCAATCCCGGCAATTGCGAGGAACTGATCGCGCAGCCGCATATCGACGGCCTGTTCATTGGCCGCTCCGCCTGGTCCGTCGAAGGTTATCTCGACATCCTCGGCCGCGTCAGCGCGGCGATCGATCGCTCATCTCCACCCCAGACGGCGAGTGAAAGGAAACTGCCATGA
- a CDS encoding RpiB/LacA/LacB family sugar-phosphate isomerase gives MKIAIGADSAGKPLLDVIAAHLSGKADVEVHDLSQSGFYADLSQRLAQTIVNGEHERGILFCGTGIGVCISANKVPGIRAALTHDTYSAERAVKSNNAQIITMGARVIGPELAKSIVDVWLASEFDPNGPSAGNVKAIDRLDAEKHAP, from the coding sequence ATGAAAATCGCGATTGGCGCCGACAGCGCCGGCAAACCGCTCCTGGACGTTATTGCCGCCCATCTCTCGGGCAAGGCGGACGTCGAAGTGCATGATCTCAGTCAATCCGGCTTCTATGCCGATCTGTCACAGCGCCTCGCCCAGACGATCGTCAACGGCGAACATGAGCGCGGTATCCTGTTCTGCGGCACCGGCATCGGCGTGTGCATTTCCGCAAACAAGGTTCCGGGGATCCGTGCCGCACTGACTCACGACACCTATTCCGCCGAGCGAGCGGTAAAATCGAACAACGCCCAGATCATCACGATGGGTGCGCGCGTTATCGGACCTGAACTGGCAAAGTCCATCGTCGACGTCTGGCTCGCCTCCGAATTCGACCCCAACGGCCCGTCGGCCGGCAACGTGAAGGCGATCGATCGGCTTGATGCGGAAAAACACGCGCCTTGA
- a CDS encoding phosphogluconate dehydrogenase C-terminal domain-containing protein produces the protein MTKIALFGAGGKMGYRLAKNLKGSRFDVRHVEVSDAGKARLKNDLGLDSVPVDAALDGAEVVILAVPDTAIGKVAAGIVDKLAPGTMVVALDAAAPFAGHLPKRDDLTYFVTHPCHPPIFNDETDMQAKKDHFGGLFAKQHIVSALMQGPESAYALGEEIAKIIWAPVMRSHRVTVEQLAMLEPGLSETVCASLLVIMRQAMDECVARGVPEQAARDFLLGHMNVLGAVIFKEVDGVFSDACNKAIEFGIPALMRDDWKKVFEPQEIAESIRRIT, from the coding sequence ATGACGAAGATTGCGCTCTTCGGGGCCGGCGGCAAAATGGGATACCGGCTTGCCAAAAATCTGAAAGGCTCGCGCTTCGATGTGCGCCATGTCGAGGTGAGCGACGCCGGCAAGGCCCGACTGAAGAACGATCTCGGCCTCGATAGCGTGCCTGTCGACGCCGCGCTCGACGGCGCCGAAGTGGTCATCCTTGCCGTGCCGGATACGGCGATCGGCAAGGTCGCGGCGGGTATCGTCGACAAGCTTGCGCCCGGCACCATGGTGGTGGCGCTCGACGCTGCGGCACCCTTTGCCGGCCACCTGCCAAAGCGGGACGACCTCACCTATTTCGTCACCCATCCCTGCCATCCGCCGATCTTCAACGACGAGACCGACATGCAGGCCAAGAAGGATCATTTCGGCGGTCTGTTTGCCAAGCAGCACATCGTCTCGGCGCTGATGCAGGGCCCGGAAAGCGCTTACGCGCTCGGCGAGGAGATCGCGAAGATCATTTGGGCGCCGGTCATGCGTTCGCACCGGGTCACGGTGGAGCAGCTCGCCATGCTGGAGCCCGGCCTTTCAGAAACCGTCTGCGCATCGCTGCTCGTCATCATGCGCCAGGCCATGGACGAATGCGTGGCGCGCGGCGTGCCGGAACAGGCCGCCCGCGACTTCCTGCTCGGCCATATGAACGTGCTCGGCGCGGTCATCTTCAAGGAAGTCGACGGCGTGTTCTCGGATGCCTGCAACAAGGCGATCGAGTTCGGCATTCCGGCGCTGATGCGCGACGACTGGAAGAAAGTATTCGAACCGCAGGAGATCGCCGAAAGCATCCGGCGCATCACCTGA
- a CDS encoding D-ribose ABC transporter substrate-binding protein translates to MKLTRRLTLAAFAGALALGTAMPAFAADLIAIITPAHDNPFFKAEAVGAEAKAKELGYETLVMTHDDDANKQSEVIDTAIGRGAKAIILDNAGADASVAAVKKAKDAGIPSFLIDREINATGVAVAQIVSNNYQGAQLGAQEFVKLMGEKGNYVELVGKESDTNAGIRSQGYHDVIDDYPEMTLVAKQSANWSQTEAYSKMETILQANPDIKGVISGNDTMAMGAIAALQAAGRKDVIVVGFDGSNDVRDSIKSGGIKATVLQPAYAQAQLAVEQADAYIKNKTTPKEEKQLMDCVLINADNADKLETFALTN, encoded by the coding sequence ATGAAACTGACGCGCAGACTGACACTTGCAGCTTTTGCCGGCGCATTGGCGCTCGGAACGGCCATGCCGGCCTTTGCCGCCGATCTCATCGCCATCATCACTCCGGCGCATGACAATCCCTTCTTCAAGGCCGAAGCCGTCGGCGCCGAGGCCAAGGCGAAGGAACTCGGCTACGAGACCCTTGTCATGACGCATGACGACGACGCCAACAAGCAGTCGGAAGTGATCGATACGGCGATCGGGCGCGGCGCCAAGGCGATCATCCTCGATAATGCCGGCGCGGACGCTTCCGTCGCCGCCGTCAAGAAGGCCAAGGATGCCGGCATTCCCTCCTTCCTGATCGACCGCGAAATCAACGCCACGGGCGTTGCCGTCGCGCAGATCGTTTCGAACAATTATCAGGGCGCGCAGCTCGGGGCGCAGGAGTTCGTCAAGCTGATGGGCGAGAAGGGCAATTATGTCGAGCTCGTCGGCAAGGAATCCGACACCAATGCCGGCATCCGCTCCCAGGGCTATCATGACGTCATCGACGATTATCCGGAGATGACGTTGGTCGCCAAGCAATCGGCCAACTGGAGCCAGACGGAAGCCTACTCGAAGATGGAGACCATCCTTCAGGCCAACCCCGACATCAAGGGCGTCATTTCGGGCAATGACACCATGGCAATGGGGGCGATCGCCGCCCTTCAGGCAGCCGGCCGCAAGGACGTGATCGTCGTCGGCTTCGACGGTTCAAACGACGTGCGCGATTCCATCAAGTCGGGCGGCATCAAAGCGACCGTCCTGCAGCCCGCCTATGCCCAGGCGCAGCTCGCGGTCGAACAGGCGGACGCCTACATCAAGAACAAGACGACGCCGAAGGAAGAGAAGCAACTGATGGATTGCGTTCTCATCAACGCCGACAATGCGGACAAGCTTGAGACCTTCGCCCTGACGAACTGA
- a CDS encoding DUF2291 family protein, whose translation MLRMKGALLAAVVAAALPGCKIIKTPTAEEKAAAAAKTAFDPYAKVEAIWQPQVVPYFEKRAGELKDVMQLVATSPDTAGEKYGNPHKQSSSPWTYAVKITGKIVAADTASRAATLDVDADGDGKADAKVQIGPALRGTALRDTLDFVNFNEFKNQIEWAQFGKAFNEKANTAFLSAVPRDGLAGKTVTVIGAFPLPKSGELPLVTPSELKVAS comes from the coding sequence ATGCTGAGAATGAAGGGCGCCCTGCTCGCTGCCGTCGTAGCGGCGGCCTTGCCCGGCTGTAAGATCATCAAGACGCCGACCGCCGAGGAGAAGGCGGCCGCAGCGGCGAAGACCGCCTTCGACCCATATGCGAAGGTCGAGGCGATCTGGCAGCCTCAGGTGGTGCCTTATTTCGAAAAGCGCGCAGGCGAGCTGAAGGATGTCATGCAGCTCGTTGCCACGAGCCCTGATACCGCGGGCGAAAAATACGGCAACCCCCACAAGCAGAGCAGCTCGCCTTGGACCTACGCGGTGAAGATCACCGGCAAGATCGTTGCCGCCGATACGGCCTCCCGCGCGGCGACGCTCGACGTCGACGCGGACGGCGACGGCAAGGCCGATGCGAAAGTGCAGATCGGACCTGCGTTGCGCGGCACGGCTCTCCGCGACACGCTCGATTTCGTCAACTTCAACGAGTTCAAGAACCAGATCGAATGGGCGCAGTTCGGCAAGGCGTTCAACGAGAAGGCCAATACCGCCTTTCTCTCCGCTGTCCCTCGTGATGGCCTGGCAGGCAAGACGGTGACGGTGATCGGCGCGTTCCCTCTGCCGAAAAGCGGCGAGCTTCCGCTCGTGACGCCTTCGGAATTGAAGGTGGCGTCATGA
- a CDS encoding sugar ABC transporter ATP-binding protein, which yields MTAAEIHQDDVILRLDDVSKVYSGIVAVKRANLELRRGAVNVLVGENGAGKSTLMKIIAGVERPTLGRIILDGEPVSFDSPAQAQAHGIGMIFQELNLFANMSVAENIFARREITRGLLGIDHKAQVEKANEFLRRLDAGIEADAMVEDLPIGQQQLVEIAKAMSLNARILIMDEPTSALSAAEVEILFKVIAELKAQGVAIVYISHRLEELMRIGDYITVLRDGQVTGQAMVRDIDTRWIVRSMIGSDAKDFAKSVTHSVGEEVFRAENVSLPRPTGGLAVDDVSLSVRAGEILGIYGLMGAGRSEFFECVIGRHTHSTGKVFIDGKEVRARDTTRRIRRGLALIPEDRQREGLVQVLSIASNLTLASLSRFTRLFHIDSGAEKNAIQEAIRDLSIKAPNPDFEVTSMSGGNQQKVVIGKALMTNPKVLLMDEPSRGIDVGAKADVFRTMRRLAANGLAILFSTSDLEEVMALSDRIAVLSNGQLIAVFDRDEATEEAIIAASAKGHGHQGKLAS from the coding sequence ATGACGGCCGCAGAGATACATCAGGACGATGTCATCCTGCGCCTCGACGACGTGTCGAAGGTCTATTCCGGCATCGTCGCCGTCAAGCGCGCCAATCTGGAGCTGCGCCGCGGCGCGGTGAACGTGCTCGTCGGTGAGAATGGCGCCGGCAAGTCGACGCTGATGAAGATTATTGCTGGTGTCGAGCGCCCGACGCTCGGCCGCATCATCCTGGATGGCGAGCCCGTCTCCTTCGACAGCCCGGCCCAGGCGCAAGCGCACGGCATCGGCATGATCTTCCAGGAACTCAATCTCTTCGCCAACATGTCGGTGGCCGAAAACATCTTCGCAAGGCGCGAGATCACCCGCGGACTGCTCGGCATCGATCATAAGGCGCAGGTCGAGAAGGCCAACGAATTCCTGCGGCGCCTCGATGCCGGCATCGAGGCCGATGCCATGGTCGAGGACCTGCCGATCGGCCAGCAGCAGCTCGTCGAGATCGCCAAGGCGATGTCGCTGAACGCCCGTATACTGATCATGGACGAGCCGACATCGGCGCTTTCGGCGGCCGAAGTCGAAATCCTGTTCAAAGTGATCGCAGAGCTGAAGGCTCAGGGCGTCGCGATCGTCTATATCTCGCACCGGCTGGAAGAGCTGATGCGGATCGGCGATTACATCACCGTACTGCGCGATGGCCAGGTCACTGGCCAGGCGATGGTGCGCGACATCGACACGCGCTGGATCGTCCGCTCGATGATCGGCTCCGATGCCAAGGATTTCGCGAAATCCGTCACCCATTCCGTCGGCGAGGAGGTCTTCCGCGCCGAAAATGTCAGTCTTCCCCGGCCGACCGGCGGGCTTGCGGTCGACGATGTTTCGCTGTCGGTCAGGGCGGGCGAGATTCTCGGCATTTACGGCCTGATGGGCGCGGGGCGCAGCGAATTCTTCGAATGCGTGATCGGGCGACATACGCATTCGACCGGCAAGGTCTTCATCGACGGCAAGGAAGTCCGCGCCCGTGACACGACGCGGCGCATCCGCCGCGGCCTCGCCCTCATTCCGGAAGACCGGCAGCGCGAGGGCCTGGTGCAGGTGCTCTCCATTGCTTCCAACCTGACGCTTGCGAGCCTTTCACGTTTCACAAGGCTCTTCCATATCGACAGCGGCGCGGAAAAGAACGCGATCCAGGAGGCGATCCGCGATCTCTCGATCAAGGCGCCGAACCCTGATTTCGAGGTCACCTCAATGTCAGGCGGCAATCAGCAGAAGGTCGTCATCGGGAAGGCGCTGATGACCAATCCGAAGGTGCTGCTGATGGACGAGCCGAGCCGCGGCATCGATGTCGGCGCCAAGGCCGACGTCTTCCGCACCATGCGCCGGCTGGCAGCCAATGGGCTCGCCATCCTATTTTCTACTTCCGACCTCGAAGAGGTCATGGCGCTTTCCGACCGCATCGCAGTGTTGAGCAACGGCCAGCTGATTGCCGTGTTCGACAGGGACGAGGCGACGGAGGAGGCCATTATCGCGGCTTCGGCCAAGGGACACGGACATCAAGGGAAACTCGCGTCATGA
- a CDS encoding ABC transporter permease has product MMAATSTTLAPKGANGSALLTLMKLRTFIALFAVIIFFAIFAPNFTSTANMILMSKHVALNAFLAMGMTFVIITGGIDLSVGSIVGLCGMVAGGLILYGIELPIGYTIYFNLFEIVLITLSIGLIIGLINGLLITKLNVAPFIATLGTLYVARGLALLSSDGQTFPNLVGRPEYATTGFDFFGAGRILGLPVSIWILIVLALAAAYVARSTPIGRHIFAVGGNERAARMSGIRVDVVKIFVYMFSGLCAAIVGVVISSELMAAHPATGESFELNAIAAAVLGGTSMSGGRGTIGGTIIGAFVIGILSDGLVMMGVSSFWQMVIKGLVIIIAVVVDQAQRRLQQRVTLMQMAKAG; this is encoded by the coding sequence ATGATGGCGGCAACCTCCACCACTCTTGCGCCGAAGGGCGCCAACGGCTCGGCGCTTCTGACGCTGATGAAGCTCAGGACCTTCATTGCGCTTTTCGCCGTCATCATCTTCTTCGCGATCTTCGCGCCGAATTTCACGTCGACCGCGAACATGATCCTGATGTCGAAGCATGTGGCGCTGAACGCCTTCCTGGCGATGGGCATGACATTCGTCATCATCACAGGCGGCATCGACCTCTCGGTCGGATCAATCGTCGGGCTCTGCGGCATGGTCGCCGGCGGGCTGATCCTCTATGGCATCGAGCTGCCGATCGGCTACACCATCTATTTCAATCTCTTCGAGATCGTGCTGATCACACTGTCGATCGGTCTCATCATCGGTCTGATCAACGGCCTCTTGATCACCAAACTCAACGTCGCGCCCTTCATCGCCACGCTCGGCACGCTCTACGTCGCCCGCGGCCTGGCGCTTCTGTCGTCGGATGGTCAGACCTTTCCGAACCTCGTCGGCCGGCCCGAATATGCCACGACCGGTTTTGATTTCTTCGGTGCGGGACGCATTCTCGGCCTGCCGGTATCGATCTGGATCTTGATCGTGCTGGCGCTCGCGGCCGCCTATGTCGCCCGCTCGACGCCGATCGGCCGCCACATCTTCGCCGTCGGCGGCAATGAACGGGCGGCGCGCATGTCCGGCATCCGAGTCGATGTCGTGAAGATCTTCGTCTACATGTTCTCCGGCCTCTGCGCGGCGATCGTCGGCGTCGTCATCTCCTCCGAGCTGATGGCGGCGCATCCGGCGACCGGCGAAAGCTTCGAGCTCAATGCAATCGCCGCGGCCGTTCTCGGCGGCACCTCGATGTCGGGCGGGCGCGGCACGATCGGCGGCACGATCATCGGCGCCTTCGTCATCGGCATCCTCTCCGACGGGCTCGTCATGATGGGCGTCTCCTCTTTCTGGCAGATGGTCATCAAGGGCCTAGTCATCATCATCGCCGTGGTCGTCGACCAGGCGCAGCGCCGCCTGCAGCAGCGCGTAACCCTCATGCAGATGGCAAAGGCAGGTTGA
- a CDS encoding Gfo/Idh/MocA family protein translates to MTELKGALIGCGFFAINQMHAWNDVDGADIVAICDRDPGRLKIVGDQFGIERRYRDAEAMFADGGFDFADIATTVQSHRALVEMAARNRVPAICQKPFAKTLSDAKAMVEACRNAGVALMVHENFRWQTPVQAVRKALAANAIGKPFWGRFSFRSGYDVFSGQPYLAEGERFIIEDLGIHTLDIARYILGDVSSLTARAERVNPGIKGEDVATILLDHENGATSVVDVSYATKLSKEPFPETLIELDGAEGTIRLSQGYRLEITNGRGTTTMDVSPRLLPWASRPWHNIQESVGAIQQHWVDQLKRGEEHSTSGADNLKTFALVEAAYDSAAQRKTVDVKAMLR, encoded by the coding sequence ATGACGGAATTGAAAGGCGCCCTGATCGGCTGCGGCTTCTTCGCCATCAACCAGATGCATGCCTGGAATGATGTCGACGGCGCTGACATCGTCGCGATCTGCGACCGTGATCCTGGGCGCCTAAAGATCGTCGGCGACCAGTTCGGTATCGAACGCCGCTACAGAGACGCCGAGGCGATGTTTGCCGATGGCGGCTTCGATTTTGCCGATATTGCCACGACAGTCCAGAGCCACCGCGCATTGGTGGAGATGGCCGCCCGCAACAGGGTGCCGGCCATCTGCCAAAAACCCTTTGCAAAGACGTTGTCGGACGCGAAGGCGATGGTTGAGGCCTGCCGCAATGCCGGCGTCGCCTTGATGGTGCACGAGAATTTTCGCTGGCAGACCCCGGTTCAGGCGGTGCGAAAGGCGCTCGCTGCCAACGCAATCGGCAAGCCTTTCTGGGGGCGCTTCTCCTTCCGGTCGGGCTACGATGTCTTCTCCGGCCAGCCCTATCTGGCGGAAGGCGAGCGCTTCATCATCGAAGATCTGGGCATTCACACGCTCGATATCGCCCGATATATCCTTGGTGACGTCAGTTCGCTGACGGCCCGGGCAGAGCGGGTCAACCCCGGGATAAAGGGCGAGGACGTCGCGACCATTCTGCTCGATCATGAAAACGGCGCCACCTCAGTGGTGGACGTCAGCTATGCCACAAAGCTCTCGAAGGAGCCGTTTCCCGAGACCCTGATCGAGCTCGACGGTGCTGAAGGCACGATTCGCCTGAGCCAGGGCTACCGCCTCGAAATCACCAACGGCAGGGGTACCACCACGATGGACGTCTCTCCGAGGCTGCTGCCTTGGGCTTCGCGGCCCTGGCACAATATTCAGGAGAGCGTCGGCGCGATCCAGCAGCACTGGGTTGATCAGCTCAAACGCGGCGAGGAGCACTCGACCTCGGGGGCCGACAATCTGAAGACCTTTGCGCTCGTTGAGGCCGCCTATGACAGTGCCGCTCAGAGGAAGACAGTCGATGTGAAGGCGATGCTGCGATGA